The following proteins are encoded in a genomic region of Streptomyces sp. SLBN-31:
- a CDS encoding PP2C family protein-serine/threonine phosphatase, translating to MSTMRDAEDGDELLARLGSLTAQARELAEVQRSRVELAIALQRGMLPRDLPIARGFQLAVRYAPAYHGLNVGGDWYDVFTLPDGHIGLSIGDVQGHNIEAAAFMGQVRVGLRALASVTSEPGELLSRTNDLLLSLGTDLFATCTFMRLDPSTGVLESARAGHIPHIWATADGRSGIADGEGGPPLGIVAGVDFPVTRSRLTTGGVFVLLTDGVVEGPSLSVDDGLEQVVRLAGMAAVAGMEAGALAAAVMKVAERVGHEDDAAVLVVGHDGVATRP from the coding sequence ATGTCCACCATGCGCGACGCGGAGGACGGCGACGAACTGCTCGCCCGCCTCGGTTCGCTGACCGCCCAGGCGCGCGAGCTCGCCGAGGTGCAGCGTTCCCGCGTCGAGCTGGCCATCGCCCTCCAGCGCGGCATGCTGCCCCGGGACCTGCCCATCGCCCGCGGTTTCCAACTGGCCGTCCGCTACGCCCCCGCCTACCACGGCCTCAACGTGGGCGGCGACTGGTACGACGTCTTCACCCTGCCCGACGGGCACATCGGCCTGTCCATCGGCGACGTCCAGGGCCACAACATCGAGGCGGCCGCCTTCATGGGGCAGGTCCGGGTCGGACTGCGCGCCCTCGCCTCCGTGACCAGCGAGCCAGGAGAGCTGCTGTCCCGGACCAACGACCTGCTGCTGTCCCTCGGCACCGACCTCTTCGCCACCTGCACCTTCATGCGCCTCGACCCGTCCACCGGGGTCCTGGAGAGCGCCCGGGCCGGGCACATCCCGCACATCTGGGCCACCGCCGACGGACGGTCCGGCATCGCCGACGGCGAGGGCGGCCCGCCGCTGGGCATCGTGGCGGGCGTCGACTTCCCGGTCACCCGGTCGCGGCTCACCACCGGCGGCGTCTTCGTCCTGCTCACGGACGGCGTGGTCGAGGGACCCTCCCTGAGCGTCGACGACGGCCTCGAGCAGGTGGTCCGCCTCGCCGGCATGGCCGCGGTCGCCGGCATGGAGGCGGGCGCACTCGCCGCCGCGGTGATGAAGGTCGCCGAACGGGTGGGACACGAGGACGACGCGGCGGTCCTGGTGGTCGGCCACGACGGAGTCGCGACGCGACCATAG
- the pgm gene encoding phosphoglucomutase (alpha-D-glucose-1,6-bisphosphate-dependent): protein MQHERAGRPAGPEDLVDVARLVTAYYALHPDPSDPGQRVAFGTSGHRGSSLTTAFNEDHIAATSQAICEYRAGQGTDGPLFLGADTHALSEPARVTALEVFAANGVTVLIDSADGYTPTPAVSHAILTHNRGRASGLADGVVVTPSHNPPADGGFKYNPPSGGPAGSDATSWIQDRANEIIAGGLKDVLRIPYTRALAAETTRRHDYLGAYVADLPHVLDLDAVRSAGIRIGADPLGGASVAYWGRIAEQHRLDLTVVNPLADPTWRFMTLDWDGKIRMDCSSPYAMASLIEQRDRFQIATGNDADADRHGIVTPDAGLMNPNHYLAVAISYLYSHREQWPAQAGIGKTLVSSGMIDRVAADLGRRLVEVPVGFKWFVDGLVDGSICFGGEESAGASFLRRDGSVWTTDKDGIILALLASEITAVTGKTPSEHYAVMTERFGEPAYARIDAPATREEKALLGKLSPAQVTADTLAGEAVTGVLTEAPGNGASIGGIKVTTENAWFAARPSGTEDVYKIYAESFRGPEHLAQVQDEAKDVVMAALGG, encoded by the coding sequence ATGCAGCACGAGCGAGCGGGCCGCCCGGCCGGCCCCGAGGACCTCGTCGACGTCGCCCGGCTGGTCACCGCGTACTACGCGCTGCACCCGGACCCGAGCGACCCGGGTCAGCGGGTCGCGTTCGGCACGTCAGGGCACCGCGGATCGTCCCTGACGACCGCGTTCAACGAGGACCACATCGCCGCCACCAGCCAGGCGATCTGCGAGTACCGCGCAGGGCAGGGCACCGACGGGCCGCTCTTCCTTGGCGCCGACACCCACGCCCTGTCCGAGCCCGCCCGGGTCACCGCCCTGGAGGTGTTCGCGGCCAACGGCGTCACCGTGCTCATCGACAGCGCCGACGGCTACACGCCCACCCCCGCCGTCTCGCACGCCATCCTCACCCACAACCGCGGCCGGGCCTCCGGCCTGGCCGACGGCGTGGTGGTCACCCCCTCGCACAACCCGCCCGCCGACGGCGGCTTCAAGTACAACCCGCCCAGCGGCGGACCGGCCGGCTCGGACGCCACCTCCTGGATCCAGGACCGGGCCAACGAGATCATCGCCGGCGGTCTGAAGGACGTGCTGCGCATCCCGTACACCCGGGCGCTGGCGGCCGAGACCACCCGCCGCCACGACTACCTCGGCGCCTACGTCGCCGACCTGCCGCACGTCCTCGACCTGGACGCCGTACGCTCCGCCGGAATCCGCATCGGCGCCGACCCGCTCGGCGGGGCGTCCGTCGCCTACTGGGGCCGCATCGCCGAGCAGCACCGCCTCGACCTGACCGTGGTCAACCCGCTCGCCGACCCCACCTGGCGGTTCATGACGCTGGACTGGGACGGCAAGATCCGCATGGACTGCTCCTCGCCCTACGCGATGGCCTCGCTGATCGAGCAGCGCGACCGCTTCCAGATCGCGACCGGCAACGACGCCGACGCCGACCGGCACGGCATCGTCACCCCCGACGCCGGCCTGATGAACCCCAACCACTACCTCGCCGTCGCGATCTCCTACCTCTACAGCCACCGCGAGCAGTGGCCCGCGCAGGCCGGCATCGGCAAGACCCTGGTGTCGTCCGGCATGATCGACCGGGTCGCCGCCGACCTGGGACGACGGCTGGTCGAGGTGCCCGTCGGGTTCAAGTGGTTCGTGGACGGCCTCGTCGACGGCTCCATCTGCTTCGGCGGGGAGGAGTCGGCGGGCGCGTCCTTCCTGCGCCGGGACGGCTCGGTGTGGACCACGGACAAGGACGGCATCATCCTGGCGCTGCTCGCCTCCGAGATCACCGCGGTCACCGGGAAGACGCCGTCGGAGCACTACGCCGTCATGACGGAACGCTTCGGCGAACCCGCCTACGCGCGCATCGACGCCCCAGCGACACGGGAGGAGAAGGCGCTGCTGGGCAAGCTCTCCCCGGCGCAGGTCACCGCCGACACCCTCGCCGGGGAGGCGGTCACCGGAGTGCTCACCGAGGCGCCCGGCAACGGCGCGTCCATCGGCGGCATCAAGGTGACCACCGAGAACGCGTGGTTCGCGGCCCGTCCCTCCGGCACGGAGGACGTGTACAAGATCTACGCCGAGTCCTTCCGCGGGCCCGAGCACCTCGCGCAGGTGCAGGACGAGGCGAAGGACGTGGTCATGGCGGCGCTGGGCGGCTGA